A portion of the Lolium rigidum isolate FL_2022 chromosome 1, APGP_CSIRO_Lrig_0.1, whole genome shotgun sequence genome contains these proteins:
- the LOC124682810 gene encoding C2 and GRAM domain-containing protein At1g03370-like, producing the protein MRLVVRVLEARNLLPSPAAAAAEAAGDPYARLQLGRQRARTKAIRRSPTPAWDEEFAFRVGDLGEELRISVVDEDKYFSDDFLGQVKVPLSAVLDADGRSLGTQWYRLMPKSSKSKTIRDYGEIRLAISLSQSYPEETTTTTAALAHWGSDEFTSSSDKSAELRKGSSLPNIPMEPFTPVAVPGSDEPDIAKEDKSNVGPSFINRLQQIFAAKPRDAEASVLPPVSKHDRGLDTLEEETPSTSPQVSDKQDSEASANMSFDELLKTYASKHEGSDMPENLAGVLIDQAYAVAPSDLNVLLFSPSSDFLQSLAEMQGTTGLDVQPWRLESDGQVLKRVVSYTRAATKLIKAVKATEEVTYQKADEDMYAVLADVDTPDVPFGNNFRVEVLTCIMPGPELADGEKSSHLVISWRLNFVQSTMMKGIIENGAKQGLKDNYNQFSELLARHVRPVDAKNTATTNIESLSSVQPETESDWKLAFRIFGNVTVISSLFAFIYVFTHIVLAGPSIIQGLEFPGLDLPDSAGEVVVCGILVLQGQRVLNMIARFVQAKRQRGRDHGVKAKGNGWLLTVALIDGANLAATKSSGYSDPYVVFTCNGKTKTSSIKFHTLGPQWNEIFEFDAMEDPPSVMEINVYDFDGPFDEVASLGHAEVNFLKYNISELSDIWIPLKGKLAQACQSKLHLRIFLNNSRGTEVVKDYLDRMEKEVGRKIAMRSPHTNLEFQKTFSLPPEEFLINDFTCHLKRKMLTQGRLFLSPRIIGFYTNIFGHKTKFFFLWEDIEDIQLVPATLASMGSPCLLIILRKGRGLDAKHGAKQLDDEGRLKFHFQSFVSFNAAQKTIMALWKARSLTPEEKIQLVEEESDTEDLQNEESASFLEIEDAKMSEIFKSTKHLDVSTLVGIFEGGPVEHQMMEKVGCMDYSVTAWEPVRADVYQRQVHYRIDKKSSRHEGEVMSTQQRSPLPDKNGWLVEEVVTFEGIPVGECFNLHIRYQLEQIASKQKSCTVQVSIGISWLKNCKNRKKITQEVASKMSSRLKKIFSQLEKEFVPVK; encoded by the exons ATGAGGCTGGTGGTGCGCGTGCTCGAGGCCCGGAACCTCCTCCCTtcccctgcggcggcggcggcggaggcggcgggcgacCCGTACGCGCGGCTGCAGCTGGGCCGGCAGCGGGCGCGGACCAAGGCGATCAGGCGCTCCCCGACCCCGGCCTGGGACGAGGAGTTCGCCTTCCGCGTCGGCGACCTCGGGGAGGAGCTCCGCATCTCCGTCGTCGACGAGGACAAGTACTTCTCCGACGACTTCCTCGGCCAGGTCAAGGTGCCCCTCTCCGCGGTCCTCGACGCCGACGGCCGCTCCCTCGGGACGCAGTGGTACCGGCTCATGCCAAAGAGCAGCAAGTCCAAGACCATCCGAGACTACG GAGAAATCCGCCTGGCGATATCTCTGTCCCAGAGCTACCCCGAAGAGACAACCACGACGACGGCAGCGCTCGCGCACTGGGGCTCAGACGAGTTTACATCCAGTTCAGACAAATCGGCTGAACTAAGGAAGGGGTCTTCTCTGCCAAACATCCCTATGGAACCATTCACACCGGTAGCAGTGCCCGGGAGTGATGAACCAGATATCGCCAAAGAGGACAAATCGAATGTCGGACCATCATTCATCAACCGGTTACAGCAGATCTTCGCAGCGAAACCAAGAGACGCGGAAGCTTCTGTTCTTCCACCTGTCTCCAAGCATGACCGCGGTTTGGATACTCTCGAAGAAGAAACGCCGTCGACTAGCCCGCAAGTCTCTGATAAGCAGGATTCTGAAGCTAGTGCGAACATGTCCTTCGATGAACTGCTGAAAACCTATGCATCTAAGCATGAAGGGAGCGACATGCCTGAGAATTTGGCAGGTGTTCTCATTGATCAGGCTTACGCTGTCGCGCCCAGTGACTTGAATGTGCTTCTTTTCTCGCCGAGTTCTGATTTTCTGCAGTCGCTTGCGGAGATGCAAGGGACCACTGGTCTTGATGTTCAACCATGGAGGCTTGAAAGTGATGGTCAGGTCTTGAAGAGGGTAGTAAGCTACACAAGAGCTGCCACTAAACTAATTAAGGCCGTGAAAGCAACAGAAGAAGTGACATACCAGAAGGCAGATGAAGATATGTATGCAGTTCTGGCGGATGTCGATACTCCTGATGTCCCTTTTGGCAACAATTTCAGGGTGGAGGTTTTAACATGTATAATGCCAGGGCCTGAACTAGCAGATGGTGAGAAATCTTCACATCTTGTCATCTCTTGGCGCTTAAATTTCGTGCAGAGTACCATGATGAAGGGAATAATAGAAAATGGTGCGAAGCAAGGGTTGAAGGATAATTACAATCAGTTCTCTGAGCTCCTTGCCCGGCATGTCAGGCCAGTTGATGCAAAGAACACGGCCACGACAAATATCGAAAGCCTGTCTTCGGTGCAACCGGAAACAGAATCTGATTGGAAGCTAGCTTTTCGGATCTTCGGAAATGTTACTGTTATATCCTCGCTGTTTGCGTTCATCTATGTCTTTACGCACATCGTCCTGGCAGGTCCTAGTATAATCCAAGGTCTCGAGTTCCCTGGCTTGGACTTGCCAGATTCTGCTGGTGAAGTTGTAGTTTGTGGGATTCTTGTTCTGCAAGGACAGCGTGTCCTTAATATGATTGCACGTTTCGTCCAGGCAAAGAGGCAAAGAG GCAGGGATCATGGAGTCAAAGCAAAAGGAAATGGCTGGCTGCTGACTGTTGCTCTGATTGATGGGGCCAACTTAGCAGCAACCAAATCATCTGGATACTCTGATCCATATGTTGTATTTACTTGCAATGGAAAGACAAAGACAAGTTCGATTAAGTTTCATACTCTCGGGCCTCAGTGGAATG AAATTTTCGAATTCGATGCCATGGAAGATCCACCCTCAGTGATGGAAATAAACGTGTATGATTTTGATGGACCCTTTGATGAAGTCGCCTCCCTTGGTCATGCTGAAGTAAATTTCTTGAAATATAATATATCCGAGCTTTCCGACATATGGATTCCTCTCAAGGGAAAACTGGCGCAAGCATGTCAGTCAAAACTCCATTTGAGAATTTTCTTGAACAACTCAAGGGGTACAGAAGTCGTGAAGGATTACCTAGACAGGATGGAGAAAGAGGTTGGCAGAAAG ATTGCTATGCGGTCACCTCACACAAACTTAGAGTTTCAGAAGACCTTTTCTTTGCCACCAGAAGAATTCCTTATCAATGATTTTACTTGCCATTTAAAGCGCAAGATGCTCACACAG GGTCGCTTGTTTTTATCTCCAAGAATTATTGGGTTCTACACGAATATTTTTGGTCACAAAACGAAATTCTTCTTTCTTTGGGAAGATATTGAAGATATCCAATTGGTTCCGGCAACCCTAGCTTCGATGGGGAGCCCATGCCTGCTGATTATTCTTCGCAAGGGCAGAGGATTGGATGCAAAGCATGGTGCAAAGCAACTGGATGATGAAGGGAGACTCAAGTTTCATTTCCAATCTTTTGTGTCATTCAATGCGGCACAAAA GACAATAATGGCACTGTGGAAGGCGAGATCCTTGACCCCTGAAGAAAAAATTCAGCTGGTAGAAGAGGAATCAGATACCGAAGACCTCCAAAATGAGGAAAGTGCATCTTTCTTAGAGATAGAGGATGCCAAAATGTCAGAAATATTTAAATCTACAAAACATCTGGAT GTGTCAACACTCGTGGGGATATTTGAGGGTGGTCCTGTGGAGCATCAAATGATGGAGAAAGTTGGTTGTATGGATTACTCTGTTACAGCATGGGAACCAGTCAGGGCAGATGTTTACCAGAGGCAAGTCCATTACAGGATTGACAAGAAATCATCACGCCATGAGGGGGAAGTAATGAGCACCCAACAGAGGTCTCCGTTGCCTGATAAGAATGGATGGCTGGTTGAAGAAGTAGTTACATTTGAAGGTATCCCTGTTGGTGAATGCTTCAAT CTCCACATTCGGTACCAGTTGGAGCAGATTGCGTCAAAGCAGAAGTCATGCACTGTCCAGGTATCTATTGGCATCTCATGGTTAAAGAACTGCAAGAATCGAAAGAAGATCACGCAGGAGGTGGCATCCAAAATGTCTTCTCGCCTCAAGAAGATATTCAGCCAGCTAGAGAAGGAATTTGTACCAGTTAAATAG
- the LOC124682910 gene encoding zinc finger protein CONSTANS-LIKE 9-like — protein sequence MGALCDYCGEHRSMVYCRSDSAALCLSCDRNVHSANALSRRHSRTLLCDRCSAQPAMVRCLEENASLCQNCDWNGHSAGSSAAGHKRQNINCYSGCPSSAELSRVWSFILDIPDVAPEPNCEQIISMMSISESVVSNGDNAQGDNSLLDMASAALTNDLNNEDKQKSVMGSSSEAGSDLLPLANDQVAVSVDSTTAKYTPDKHMFSNKDSIYEDFSMDDIDLSYENYEELFGNSHIQTEELFDDAGIDSYFEMKEVHAGSTDEKPKPTMPAVSADSGMSNPGVKDDSSLCIPVRQAISYSGFTGESIPAEYQDCGVSPMLLMGEPPWLPPGPDCSFAGIRDSAITRYKEKKKRRKFDHKIRYESRKARADVRKRVKGRFVKAGEAYDYDPLDTRSY from the exons ATGGGCGCTCTCTGCGATTACTGCGGGGAGCATAGGTCCATGGTTTACTGCCGATCGGATTCTGCAGCTTTGTGCTTGTCGTGTGACCGCAACGTTCATTCAGCCAACGCTCTTTCTCGGCGCCATTCAAGAACCCTTCTATGTGACCGGTGTTCTGCACAACCTGCCATGGTCCGCTGCCTAGAAGAGAACGCCTCGCTTTGCCAAAATTGCGACTGGAATGGGCATAGTGCTGGATCgtccgctgctggccacaagagACAGAATATAAATTGCTATTCAGGATGCCCATCATCTGCAGAGCTTTCGAGAGTCTGGTCATTCATTTTGGATATTCCTGATGTAGCTCCCGAGCCAAACTGTGAGCAAATAATAAGCATGATGAGCATCAGTGAAAGTGTTGTCAGTAACGGAGACAATGCTCAAGGGGACAACAGTTTGTTGGATATGGCTAGCGCAGCACTTACGAATGATCTTAATAATGAAGACAAGCAAAAGTCTGTGATGGGCTCATCTTCTGAAGCTGGCTCGGACCTTCTTCCACTTGCTAATGATCAGGTAGCCGTATCTGTGGATTCGACGACAGCTAAG TATACACCAGACAAACATATGTTCAGCAACAAGGACAGCATATATGAAGATTTCTCAATGGATGATATTGACCTGAGTTACGAAAATTATGAAGAACTATTTGGTAACTCTCATATTCAGACTGAAGAACTCTTTGATGATGCTGGGATTGACAGTTACTTTGAAATGAAGGAAGTGCATGCAGGGAGTACAGATGAG AAGCCCAAGCCGACAATGCCAGCTGTATCTGCTGACTCTGGAATGTCAAATCCAGGAGTAAAAGATGATTCCAGTCTTTGCATCCCTGTTAGGCAAGCTATTTCCTATTCTGGTTTTACTGGTGAGAGCATTCCTGCAGAATACCAGGATTGTGGGGTATCACCAATGCTCCTTATGGGCGAGCCTCCTTGGCTTCCTCCTGGCCCTGACTGCTCATTTGCCGGAATTAGAGATAGTGCGATTACACGGtacaaggagaagaagaagagaagaaa ATTTGACCACAAGATCAGATACGAGTCTCGCAAGGCCAGGGCGGATGTGAGAAAAAGAGTGAAGGGGCGGTTCGTTAAGGCTGGTGAAGCATATGACTATGATCCGCTCGACACAAGGAGCTACTGA